The Branchiostoma floridae strain S238N-H82 chromosome 10, Bfl_VNyyK, whole genome shotgun sequence genome has a segment encoding these proteins:
- the LOC118424112 gene encoding tubulin alpha-1A chain-like: MRECISVHVGQAGCQIGNACWELYCLEHGIQPDGQMPSDKTIGGGDDSFNTFFSETGAGKHVPRAVFVDLEPTVVDEIRTGTYRQLFHPEQLITGKEDAANNYARGHYTIGKEIVDLVLDRIRKLADQCTGLQGFLIFHSFGGGTGSGFTSLLMERLSVDYGKKSKLEFAIYPAPQVSTAVVEPYNSILTTHTTLEHSDCAFMVDNEAIYDICRRNLDIERPTYTNLNRLIGQIVSSITASLRFDGALNVDLTEFQTNLVPYPRIHFPLATYSPVISAEKAYHEQLTVAEITNACFEPANQMVKCDPRHGKYMACCLLYRGDVVPKDVNAAIATIKTKRTIQFVDWCPTGFKVGINYQPPTVVPGGDLAKVQRAVCMLSNTTAIAEAWARLDHKFDLMYAKRAFVHWYVGEGMEEGEFSEAREDLAALEKDYEEVGVDSVDDECEEEGEEY; this comes from the exons ATG CGTGAATGTATCTCTGTCCATGTCGGCCAAGCCGGTTGCCAGATCGGTAACGCCTGCTGGGAGCTGTACTGCCTGGAGCACGGTATCCAGCCTGATGGCCAGATGCCGAGCGACAAGACCATCGGCGGTGGGGACGACTCCTTCAACACGTTCTTCAGCGAGACCGGCGCCGGCAAGCACGTGCCCCGTGCTGTCTTCGTGGATCTGGAGCCCACTGTAGTCG ATGAGATCCGTACCGGCACCTACCGCCAGCTGTTCCACCCTGAGCAGCTCATCACTGGTAAGGAGGATGCCGCCAACAACTACGCTCGTGGCCACTACACCATCGGCAAGGAGATCGTCGACCTGGTCCTGGACCGCATCCGTAAGCTGGCCGATCAGTGCACCGGTCTGCAGGGCTTCCTCATCTTCCACTCATTCGGCGGTGGCACCGGCTCTGGCTTCACCTCCCTGTTGATGGAGCGTCTCTCCGTCGACTACGGCAAGAAGTCCAAGCTGGAGTTCGCCATCTACCCAGCCCCTCAGGTGTCCACCGCTGTGGTAGAGCCCTACAACTCCATCCTGACCACCCATACCACCCTGGAGCACTCCGACTGCGCCTTCATGGTCGACAACGAGGCCATCTACGACATCTGCCGCCGTAACCTGGACATCGAGCGCCCGACCTACACCAACCTCAACCGCCTCATCGGCCAGATCGTCTCCTCCATCACCGCCTCCTTGCGGTTTGATGGTGCCCTGAACGTGGATCTCACTGAGTTCCAGACCAACTTGGTGCCGTACCCGCGTATCCACTTCCCCCTGGCCACCTACTCTCCCGTCATCTCTGCAGAGAAGGCCTACCACGAGCAGCTGACGGTTGCAGAGATCACCAACGCCTGTTTCGAGCCAGCCAACCAGATGGTGAAGTGTGACCCCCGCCACGGAAAGTACATGGCCTGCTGTCTGCTGTACCGTGGCGATGTGGTCCCCAAGGATGTCAACGCTGCCATCGCCACCATCAAGACCAAGCGCACCATCCAGTTCGTGGACTGGTGCCCCACTGGCTTCAAGGTCGGCATCAACTACCAGCCTCCCACCGTGGTGCCTGGTGGAGACCTGGCCAAGGTGCAGCGTGCCGTGTGCATGTTGAGCAACACCACCGCCATCGCTGAGGCCTGGGCCCGTCTCGACCACAAGTTCGATCTGATGTACGCCAAGCGTGCCTTCGTGCACTG gtaTGTCGGTGAGGGTATGGAGGAGGGAGAGTTCTCCGAGGCCCGTGAGGATCTGGCCGCCCTCGAGAAGGATTACGAGGAGGTTGGCGTCGACTCCGTTGATGACGAATGcgaggaggagggggaggagtATTAG
- the LOC118424113 gene encoding galactose-specific lectin nattectin-like translates to MGQLILPLCLLATLAVTLVQRTGSAAVGNGRGLVCPSSYIKRPGGICLKLHKKTLSYPAAKASCARDGAELFTIRSQADNEWVVKVLKYWQRRTGKKRDVWIGLTDVVAEGTFVWEDGPAFDTTGYSNWAEGAHDVNNGFRDCVFLNKRLGWRWSIQKCEGKWERDAGPNSYICAKNAVP, encoded by the exons ATGGGACAACTTATTCTGCCCTTGTGTCTACTGGCTACCCTGGCGGTAACTTTGGTCCAG AGGACTGGCTCGGCTGCTGTTGGCAACGGTCGGGGATTAG TGTGCCCATCCTCGTACATCAAGCGTCCCGGTGGCATCTGCCTTAAGCTGCACAAAAAGACGCTTTCCTATCCTGCCGCAAAAGCCAGCTGCGCCAGAGACGGGGCGGAACTCTTCACCATCCGCAGCCAGGCTGACAACGAATGGGTAGTCAAAGTTCTCAAGTACTGGCAACG TCGCACAGGGAAAAAGCGCGATGTCTGGATTGGTCTGACGGATGTAGTCGCAGAAGGGACATTCGTGTGGGAGGACGGCCCTGCATTTGATACAACCGGCTACTCCAACTGGGCTGAAGGCGCTCACGACGTTAACAACGG ATTTCGTGATTGTGTCTTCTTGAACAAGCGTCTAGGTTGGCGGTGGTCCATCCAGAAATGTGAGGGAAAATGGGAGAGAGATGCCGGGCCAAATTCCTACATCTGCGCCAAAAACGCAGTCCCATAA